A section of the Catalinimonas alkaloidigena genome encodes:
- a CDS encoding TrpB-like pyridoxal phosphate-dependent enzyme, whose protein sequence is MTRKILLEEHEIPEQWYNIVADMPNKPLPPLHPATKQPIGPDALAPLFPMELIKQEVSTDKWIPIPEEVREVYKIWRPTPLYRAYGLEKALDTPAKIYYKYEGVSPSGSHKPNTAVAQAYYNMKEGVKRITTETGAGQWGSALSFACQLFGIECEVYMVKISYHQKPYRKIMMNTWGAKVFASPTDLTQAGRQILGKDPNSPGSLGIAISEAVERAASDDATKYALGSVLNHVLTHQTVIGLEALTQMEKAGDLPDIVVAPFGGGSNFAGISFPFLRLNLEEGKKIRCIASEPASCPKLTRGEFRYDFGDTVGMTPLLPMFTLGHNFVPAPIHAGGLRYHGAGVIVSQLLKDQLIEARAHHQLECFEAGVQFAKAEGIIPAPEANHGIATVIAEAKRCKEEGTSKTILFNLCGHGNFDMSAYENYFEGKLQEHELTKEEITASLAELDTPTI, encoded by the coding sequence ATGACGCGTAAAATTCTGCTGGAAGAGCACGAAATTCCGGAACAGTGGTACAACATCGTGGCCGACATGCCCAATAAACCACTGCCCCCACTTCACCCCGCCACCAAACAACCGATCGGCCCCGACGCGCTGGCACCGCTGTTCCCGATGGAGCTGATCAAACAAGAAGTCAGCACCGACAAGTGGATTCCGATTCCGGAAGAAGTACGCGAGGTGTACAAAATCTGGCGACCCACGCCACTGTACCGGGCGTACGGCCTGGAAAAGGCGCTCGATACCCCCGCCAAAATCTACTACAAGTACGAGGGCGTCAGTCCGTCTGGCTCCCACAAACCCAACACGGCGGTGGCGCAGGCCTACTACAACATGAAAGAAGGGGTGAAACGGATCACGACCGAAACCGGGGCGGGCCAGTGGGGCAGCGCCCTGAGCTTTGCCTGTCAGTTGTTCGGCATCGAGTGCGAGGTCTACATGGTGAAAATCTCGTACCACCAGAAACCCTACCGCAAAATCATGATGAATACGTGGGGGGCCAAGGTATTTGCCTCGCCGACGGACCTCACCCAGGCAGGTCGGCAAATTCTGGGCAAAGATCCAAATTCGCCGGGCAGCCTGGGCATTGCCATTTCGGAGGCGGTAGAACGGGCCGCGTCGGACGACGCCACCAAATACGCCCTGGGCAGCGTGCTGAACCACGTCCTGACGCACCAGACGGTAATCGGACTGGAAGCACTCACGCAAATGGAAAAGGCCGGCGACCTGCCCGACATCGTGGTCGCGCCCTTCGGCGGCGGCTCGAACTTCGCCGGCATTTCGTTCCCCTTCCTGCGGCTGAACCTGGAAGAGGGGAAAAAGATTCGCTGCATTGCCTCAGAACCGGCCTCGTGTCCGAAGCTGACGCGCGGTGAATTCCGCTACGACTTCGGCGATACGGTGGGCATGACGCCGCTGCTGCCCATGTTTACGCTGGGACACAACTTCGTTCCGGCGCCGATCCACGCGGGCGGCCTCCGCTACCACGGTGCCGGGGTCATTGTCAGTCAGTTGCTGAAAGACCAGCTGATCGAAGCGCGGGCGCACCACCAACTCGAGTGTTTCGAGGCGGGCGTGCAGTTTGCCAAGGCCGAGGGCATCATTCCGGCACCGGAAGCGAACCACGGCATCGCGACGGTGATCGCCGAAGCGAAACGTTGTAAAGAAGAAGGCACGTCGAAAACGATTCTGTTCAACTTGTGTGGGCACGGCAACTTCGACATGAGCGCCTACGAAAATTACTTCGAGGGAAAATTGCAGGAACACGAACTCACCAAAGAAGAAATCACCGCTTCGCTGGCCGAGCTCGACACGCCGACCATTTAG
- a CDS encoding cation:proton antiporter, producing MAHVPPLILDLALILGVAGITTLIFKKLNQPLVLGYLLAGLLVGPNFPLFPTILETESIRTWADIGVIFLLFGLGLEFSFKKLVQVGGAASLTGLLEIGAMLLLGYSTGTWLGWSAMDSLFLGGIMAISSTTIILRAFEELGLKTRRFVSLVFGILIIEDLVAILLLVLLSTLAISQRFAGMELLGSLLKLGFFLTVWFLAGIFLIPSLLRRLRQTLTDETLLILSLGLCFVMVVLVTSAGFSSALGAFLMGSILAETIFVEKIEHLLRPIKDLFGAVFFVSVGMLINPVLLLDYLGPVLLISATVILGKAFFVSLGAVLAGQSLRHALATGMSMTQIGEFSFIIATLGVSLRVTSDFLYPIAVAVSVLTTFTTPYLMRLAEPFYRVLERQLPSRWRASLQTYSAGTQRITQVSDWQQVLRTYLQAVTINTVICIALILLTTYFLTPIVTFRIIASPWGEMLTALLALSLMAPFLWALSVKKLRSTSYVTLWRSRVFSRGPLVALEAARIAIGVGLVSFLLAQLFSVLVGLGAAVLMIGVVLPLFTHRLQQTYARLENRFLYNLNARALEQQRPMAYRHLVPWDAHLASFEVSPDADCLGKTLTELAFREKYGVNIVQIERGSRTIVAPNGAEPLFPGDKLTVVGTDEQLQRFKPTVAPTPAQVVHTTPEVMLKQLMVDAQFPFLGKSIREARIREKTHGLVVGIERGGQRMLNPDPATVFQLGDVVWISGEKQLILSLEHENESPSA from the coding sequence ATGGCGCATGTACCTCCGCTGATTCTCGATCTGGCCTTGATTTTGGGCGTTGCCGGCATCACCACCCTGATCTTCAAGAAGCTGAACCAGCCGTTGGTGTTGGGCTACCTGCTGGCGGGCCTGCTGGTCGGACCCAACTTTCCGCTCTTCCCCACCATTCTGGAGACGGAGAGCATCCGCACCTGGGCTGACATCGGCGTCATCTTTCTCCTGTTCGGGCTGGGGCTGGAGTTCAGCTTCAAGAAACTGGTGCAGGTAGGAGGCGCGGCATCGCTGACGGGCCTGCTGGAAATCGGGGCCATGCTGCTGCTGGGCTACAGCACCGGCACCTGGCTGGGCTGGTCTGCCATGGACAGTCTGTTTCTGGGGGGCATCATGGCCATTTCGTCCACCACCATCATTCTGCGCGCGTTCGAAGAACTGGGCCTCAAAACGCGGCGTTTCGTCAGTCTGGTGTTCGGCATTCTGATCATCGAAGACCTGGTGGCCATTCTGTTGCTGGTGCTGCTCTCGACGCTGGCCATCAGCCAACGCTTTGCCGGCATGGAACTGCTGGGTTCACTGCTGAAACTGGGCTTTTTTCTGACCGTCTGGTTTTTGGCCGGCATTTTCCTCATTCCGTCGCTGCTGCGCCGCCTGCGCCAGACCCTTACCGACGAAACCCTCCTCATTCTATCGCTGGGCCTGTGCTTTGTGATGGTCGTGCTGGTGACGAGCGCCGGGTTTTCTTCGGCACTCGGCGCGTTTCTGATGGGCTCGATCCTGGCCGAAACCATTTTTGTGGAGAAGATCGAGCACCTGCTCCGGCCCATCAAAGACTTGTTCGGCGCGGTGTTTTTTGTGTCGGTCGGCATGCTGATCAATCCGGTGCTGCTGCTCGACTACCTGGGGCCGGTGCTGCTCATTTCCGCGACGGTGATTCTGGGAAAAGCTTTTTTTGTGAGCCTGGGGGCCGTGTTGGCCGGCCAGTCGCTGCGGCACGCCCTCGCGACGGGCATGAGCATGACGCAGATCGGCGAGTTCTCGTTCATCATCGCGACGCTGGGCGTTTCTCTGCGCGTCACCAGCGATTTCCTCTACCCGATTGCGGTGGCCGTTTCGGTCCTCACCACGTTTACGACGCCTTACCTGATGCGGCTGGCCGAACCGTTTTACCGTGTGCTGGAACGGCAGCTTCCGAGCCGCTGGCGTGCTTCTTTGCAGACGTACAGCGCCGGTACACAGCGCATTACCCAAGTCAGCGACTGGCAGCAGGTGCTGCGCACGTACCTGCAGGCGGTGACGATCAATACGGTCATTTGCATTGCCCTGATCCTGCTCACCACCTACTTTCTCACGCCAATCGTTACCTTCCGCATCATCGCCAGTCCGTGGGGCGAAATGCTCACGGCGCTGCTGGCCCTTTCGCTGATGGCGCCGTTTCTGTGGGCACTGTCTGTCAAAAAGTTGCGAAGCACTTCGTACGTAACCCTCTGGCGCAGTCGGGTGTTTAGCCGGGGGCCCCTGGTGGCGTTAGAGGCCGCCCGCATTGCAATCGGCGTCGGGCTGGTTAGCTTTCTGCTCGCGCAACTTTTCTCGGTGCTGGTCGGGCTGGGGGCGGCCGTGCTGATGATTGGTGTGGTGTTGCCCCTGTTTACCCACCGCCTGCAACAGACCTATGCCCGGCTGGAAAATCGGTTTCTCTACAACCTCAACGCCCGGGCGCTGGAACAACAACGGCCGATGGCCTACCGGCACCTGGTGCCCTGGGATGCCCACCTGGCCTCGTTCGAAGTCAGCCCCGATGCCGACTGCCTGGGCAAAACACTCACCGAGCTAGCCTTCCGCGAAAAATATGGGGTCAATATCGTGCAGATCGAGCGGGGCAGCCGCACCATCGTCGCGCCGAACGGAGCGGAGCCCCTCTTTCCGGGCGATAAGCTGACGGTTGTCGGGACCGACGAACAACTGCAGCGGTTCAAGCCGACCGTGGCTCCTACCCCGGCGCAAGTGGTGCACACAACGCCGGAAGTGATGCTGAAACAGCTCATGGTCGATGCTCAGTTTCCCTTTCTGGGCAAGAGCATCCGCGAAGCGCGCATCCGGGAAAAGACGCACGGCCTGGTGGTGGGCATCGAGCGCGGCGGCCAGCGGATGCTGAATCCAGATCCGGCGACGGTGTTCCAACTGGGCGATGTCGTCTGGATTTCGGGTGAGAAACAACTCATTCTTTCCCTGGAGCACGAAAACGAGTCGCCTTCGGCGTAA